Part of the Lepidochelys kempii isolate rLepKem1 chromosome 8, rLepKem1.hap2, whole genome shotgun sequence genome is shown below.
CCAGCTGGGGGCGATGGTGCAGCAGAAGGAACTCCTGGTAGTCTGGTTCCTTCGCTGTATTCCTTTGATCTCAAGGGGGTATTGGAATTGGCACACTCTGGAGACGTGCGGGTTGCTGGCACAAACACTTGGCTATCCAACGGCCTGGGGGCATCAAACATTTTGTTCTGGGCCTTCTGCTGATGCGAACTGTTAGCAGACTGATTGTTTGCTGGCATGTTTGTGTGGGATGTTTGGGTACTTGTCACTGTTGACTTTATGGGCTGTAGATGTCTGTAGCCTTCCTTGGTCGATTCGGagaccttgttttcttcttttggaCTGACAGAATAGTCTTGACTGTTGCGAGGTGTCAATGAGATGATCTCAGTGGATAAATGCTTCTGAAATGGCCACTCAGACTCCTTGTGACCTGGCCTGGCAGTGTTGTGATTGATGTCAGTGCAGTTCTTGGTGTCCTTAGGAGAGGCTGAAGATGGAAACAGAACAGCTTCACTTTTTTCTAGTGAGTTGCAATTAGCTTGTGTCAATGAGTCTTTCGTAGCCCTTCCATTCGAAGCTGAGTAAGTTGGAGCAGGGAAGTGGTCAGCTTGTGTTCTATGTGGATGCTTGGAAAGAGAACTGTTGACCTTGATATTAAGCTGGGATTCCATCTGAGGTGCTTTCCTCGTGGCTTTGGAAGATGGTGTTACATTTAGCTCACTCCTCTCATAATGCACTTGTTTATTTTCAGGCTTTAGTTGGGGTTCTTCATTCCCAGCCACAACCTTCTTCTTGGACTGAATTTGAGTGATGTGCATTGAAGATTCACTCACTGCAGTGCATTTGCTTTCAGTAAGACTGGCAGGTCCATCCACGTGGGGCTTAGTGATGGGGTTTAAAGTGGCACTGTGTTGCAGGTCACTCGCTCTCTGATCTGGTATGGAAACCGCTGACACATCTAAGTTCAGCGGCTGCTCCCGGTTTTTTCCATGTGAATGGGTCTTTGTTTGCACATCATCTTTGCGACACACCGAGGTACAGTGTATAAACAGAGGGGAGGTTGCAGTGGACTCCTTTGTTGATAGGCTTACACTATCCCCACTGTTGGTTTCTTGGTCTATATTGAAGCTGTCTGAAGATTTAAAGCACAAGCTATAGGTGTTCTTAACTAACTTTCTGACATCCCTGGGCTGATGTATCCGCCCCTTCCCTTTATTCTCTGTCTTCTTGGCTTTCTGAGTGCATGATGCTTCAGGGGGTCTGCTTTTCTCATCATTGCGTGATCTGCAGGAAGTGGGCAAAATGAGAGTGGAATGCTTGgtgctctgcactgctgctggcctcTTCTCCTCAGCACCTCCCTCCGGAGTCAGCTGCCTGGAGACATTCAGCATCTTCTGTTGCTGCTCGGGTTTGCTATGTGGGATCAGTTTCATCTCCTGCGTTGTGGACGTGAAGATGTTCCTGGCTGGATCCCTGGGCACCACTAAGCTTTTTGGCTTGAAAGGGACCTTCTCCTCTTTCCGTGACGTGTGCTCGTTCTTGCTGATAGCTCGCTGCTTCAAACTGGGCCATGGCTTTTGTGCTTTGGAAAACGTCGGGGTGACACCCAAGCCTTTCACCTCAGCCTGCTTGGATTCAAACAGGGCACGAGCTCTCCAGTATTCTTTCCTCTCTCTGGCAACCTGCTTCCTGCTGTCACCTGAATCCCCGTTCATATCATCTGCCAAGATGGGGAGTGGCTTGGGCTGGGTGGCTTCTTGAGACTTCAGTCTTTCATTCAGCTCATTGAATGTCTTTTTCAGCTTGCAGACATTTTCCCTTTGCTGCTCGTTCAGCACTACCCCTTTGGTAGGCCGCATGGCATCTGTACTTTCTTGGCTCATTGACTCAGACCTTTCACTCATTGAATGACTCTGCAGATCTTCAGCTGAACAGCTGCAGTCAGACTTGGACAGAGAACTTGACTTCCCTTCCGTGAAATCCCCCACAAGGTCCGTACTTACGGAGGATGGTACAGAAGAAGTCAAGCTGCCCTGCATCGATTTCTGCTCCATTCTGATCCTCTGCTCATACTGCATTTTCTTGGCCAGCACATTTTTCACCAGGCAGGAGGCCATCCTGGTTTTGCTGTACGAGTCGTCTAATGACGCTGTTCTCATAAACTGTTTGTAGTTTATCCTGAATTCATCGCTGATGGTCCTGCCCTTCAGGCAGGGGTTGTTCCTGGGTGCTGCAAAGGGCTGATGAGCAGTGcagtcccctgctctgaggaaACTCATCTGATTCCTGTCTCTCTGCTTTAGCTGGATCTGCCTCTTGGGCACAGTCCTCTTTTTGGAGTGGCCCTTTTTGCCGTCGGCACTTTCCAAAGCCACATCAACACACTTGAGCGGGTCCTTCCCGAATGAGTAACTGGGCGGATCTTTTTCTGGGACTTGGCTGCCAGCAGGGAATTGTCTGCTGCCCTTTGCCTGGCTGACCACCTCTGCTTTTCTCAGCTCATTACGTGTTGACCACCTGTTCATTCCATTACTGTCTTCTGACAAGGAATTGGACAAGCTAGATGATGTCCTGTTACTAGAACTGTACATATGTAGGGAACCACCGTGAGGGCACGAGAGGCTCCGGAACGACAGAGCAGTGAGCTTCTGAACTTCATTATCAGCCTCTTCGGAGTCGCTCCCAGCGCTGGAGTTCTCAGCGCAATACTGGGGGTAGGAGGCCTTGCTAATCACAGGAGCTCTGCTGCCCTTCGTATTGCGCACTTTGAGGAACATCTCCCTGGGTTTCGGTGCATTGAATCGTAAAGGTGGATCCAAA
Proteins encoded:
- the PROB1 gene encoding proline-rich basic protein 1, with protein sequence MIPAAKRNTVQFSRPGQPPEPDGLSGEGTFSDSECKEAASEKNSHTPSQSPGDPLKDTSDSSVSSYHTALCSEGAESFKDCTESLEDEGDALLTQPPDGDPDDESDLHCKNKTAPVSLPERSPAGVKGFWPSASEDTAGQLHGTLSDFDKATWELPDKNSKDAGDICAAASAAVVHSALNRSRASGGSLTATAERTLSPQAGRECATSNQVCRYRGYLSAKEKQQVQMSITGPAKNSSAPGYSSRMGLATRELQPGGGGSKYLDPPLRFNAPKPREMFLKVRNTKGSRAPVISKASYPQYCAENSSAGSDSEEADNEVQKLTALSFRSLSCPHGGSLHMYSSSNRTSSSLSNSLSEDSNGMNRWSTRNELRKAEVVSQAKGSRQFPAGSQVPEKDPPSYSFGKDPLKCVDVALESADGKKGHSKKRTVPKRQIQLKQRDRNQMSFLRAGDCTAHQPFAAPRNNPCLKGRTISDEFRINYKQFMRTASLDDSYSKTRMASCLVKNVLAKKMQYEQRIRMEQKSMQGSLTSSVPSSVSTDLVGDFTEGKSSSLSKSDCSCSAEDLQSHSMSERSESMSQESTDAMRPTKGVVLNEQQRENVCKLKKTFNELNERLKSQEATQPKPLPILADDMNGDSGDSRKQVARERKEYWRARALFESKQAEVKGLGVTPTFSKAQKPWPSLKQRAISKNEHTSRKEEKVPFKPKSLVVPRDPARNIFTSTTQEMKLIPHSKPEQQQKMLNVSRQLTPEGGAEEKRPAAVQSTKHSTLILPTSCRSRNDEKSRPPEASCTQKAKKTENKGKGRIHQPRDVRKLVKNTYSLCFKSSDSFNIDQETNSGDSVSLSTKESTATSPLFIHCTSVCRKDDVQTKTHSHGKNREQPLNLDVSAVSIPDQRASDLQHSATLNPITKPHVDGPASLTESKCTAVSESSMHITQIQSKKKVVAGNEEPQLKPENKQVHYERSELNVTPSSKATRKAPQMESQLNIKVNSSLSKHPHRTQADHFPAPTYSASNGRATKDSLTQANCNSLEKSEAVLFPSSASPKDTKNCTDINHNTARPGHKESEWPFQKHLSTEIISLTPRNSQDYSVSPKEENKVSESTKEGYRHLQPIKSTVTSTQTSHTNMPANNQSANSSHQQKAQNKMFDAPRPLDSQVFVPATRTSPECANSNTPLRSKEYSEGTRLPGVPSAAPSPPAGKLQDQRENWDHLNRQQAGNEQYFTATHAENANYLTIPVKAQKPEAAPKPLVPSHPHHTLVSSNVSFQPGREAPMSTMSNESPQPKAPEGKTATDHAVHDQPSHVQPRCRVNDSPNFLRRNNGISPGSRSAPSPTRSFAPQPQAHRKMLVDPDSGKCYYMEPPRQPQLKMLYDPETGQYLEVLIPPVPLASHSRLYPTPFNPLVMNPGVYGPPYIPYPGFPGFPPPPVTVPSVHPDLPNQQPGQENTNVTEIFSPGPKGEAPPATQATDCNYMESLYYIPTGMNSSPSPNQPLFSPAASFSPSMPEKGPLFRM